In a single window of the Zea mays cultivar B73 chromosome 5, Zm-B73-REFERENCE-NAM-5.0, whole genome shotgun sequence genome:
- the LOC103628205 gene encoding uncharacterized protein — translation MISFTKWTTVEVVLQIPPAFPVCTYNLTPIEQLQPRVDYKEYFTDVLGVVSVISHVSSLRTRGRQAEVMKRTVTISNARDTGPTVDVVLWGERATAFPAEQVHRDSGSSPQIIIFVGTLVRSYADNVSLSGGSSCKWYINAPVPEVNALRASAEPNHCPVIWDQGKVAAESTIAAVPEHKKLKDIKYLHPFENKKKEWLVIVKVLKIDRSWWYNACKKCLRTTKPHGDTYKCTNNSCDSIGSPTPSASGHEHHKLWKLAFGNRGSLLGTVLVRLVYLLQKGSHYLYYLSSVPRKLSEVVDDKGVKSLALFPAKFQKRSFMFVNAIGRDHALESGSKIVYVVSQVLFHEQVQALEKSGDCSRKETTAVIGKFDFVEAL, via the exons ATGATCAGCTTTACAAAGTGGACTACAGTTGAGGTTGTCCTCCAGATCCCCCCTGCTTTTCCAGTTTGCACGTATAACCTCACTCCCATAGAACAGCTCCAGCCGCGCGTGGACTACAAGGAATATTTCACTG ATGTGCTCGGTGTTGTCAGTGTGATCTCCCATGTTTCATCACTACGCACAAGGGGACGACAGGCTGAAGTTATGAAGAGAACAGTCACTATAAGCAATGCAAG GGATACTGGGCCTACTGTTGATGTCGTACTTTGGGGCGAGCGGGCCACAGCTTTCCCAGCTGAACAGGTGCACAGGGACAGTGGCTCCTCGCCACAGATCATAATATTTGTTGGCACTCTCGTGAGGAGTTACGCTG ATAATGTGTCTTTATCGGGTGGATCATCATGCAAGTGGTACATAAATGCACCGGTCCCAGAAGTAAACGCTCTCAGAGCTAG TGCTGAACCAAACCACTGCCCTGTCATTTGGGATCAGGGAAAAGTGGCTGCTGAGAGTACGATAGCCGCAGTTCCTGAACACAAGAAACTCAAGGATATTAAGTACCTCCATCCTTTTGAAAATAAG AAGAAGGAATGGCTTGTCATAGTAAAGGTGCTCAAAATTGATAGATCGTGGTGGTACAATGCATGCAAAAAATGCCTTAGGACAACCAAACCACACGGTGACACATACAAGTGCACCAATAATTCATGTGACAGCATCGGATCGCCTACCCCAAG TGCTTCTGGACACGAGCACCACAAGCTATGGAAGCTCGCTTTTGGGAACCGAGGCTCGCTTTTGGGAACTGTCCTAGTTCGTCTAG TTTACCTGCTGCAGAAAG GTTCTCATTACTTGTATTATTTGTCAAGTGTTCCTAGAAAGCTCTCAGAG GTGGTGGACGACAAGGGCGTCAAATCCCTGGCCTTGTTCCCTGCCAAGTTCCAGAAGA GGAGTTTCATGTTTGTGAATGCCATCGGAAGGGATCATGCTCTGGAATCAGGGAGCAAGATTGTGTATGTTGTCTCGCAAGTCCTCTTCCATGAACAAGTTCAGGCTCTGGAGAAGTCTGGTGATTG CTCAAGGAAGGAAACAACAGCAGTGATTGGCAAGTTCGACTTTGTTGAAGCTTTGTAA